One window of Candidatus Nitrospira kreftii genomic DNA carries:
- a CDS encoding hypothetical protein (conserved protein of unknown function) — translation MKLYDYPHPHHPKRTIRGYDRPHAVRTARMCVAVADRLGHPQDRMQLYHVACLLHDLGRAGLDRPLFGTIWSWARYRGIPTRPREWRAIHPKTPYGRETEAFVSLYRRDLESSGVPMDAWAVEQIEMRLGYARRLVRRLREVRPRLKALGVEWKPWMQQVMLYYYYPERLAKAKTWVKQLAEILVACEQFEAYSNRRRGQDYYARKKESLPEAFAYLGKLEQEGILSSKVLSVVQVLSAEGVFDTVLKQARGEPLTRSERRYLRNFKGKRI, via the coding sequence ATGAAACTCTATGACTATCCGCATCCGCATCACCCAAAACGAACAATACGGGGCTACGATCGCCCACATGCGGTCAGAACGGCGAGGATGTGTGTAGCCGTTGCCGACCGCTTAGGGCATCCTCAGGATCGAATGCAGCTCTATCACGTCGCCTGTCTCCTCCATGATTTGGGCCGCGCCGGACTCGATCGTCCTCTCTTTGGGACCATCTGGTCTTGGGCTAGGTACCGGGGTATTCCGACAAGGCCTCGTGAATGGCGTGCCATTCACCCAAAGACGCCGTATGGGCGCGAGACGGAAGCGTTCGTTTCACTATACCGTCGGGATCTCGAGTCATCCGGCGTACCGATGGATGCGTGGGCAGTCGAACAGATCGAAATGCGCCTGGGTTATGCTCGCCGTCTTGTCAGGCGATTACGTGAGGTGAGACCTAGGCTGAAAGCACTTGGTGTTGAGTGGAAGCCTTGGATGCAACAGGTGATGCTGTATTACTATTACCCGGAGCGCCTGGCTAAGGCTAAAACCTGGGTAAAACAGCTGGCGGAAATCCTCGTGGCGTGCGAGCAGTTTGAAGCCTACAGCAACCGGCGACGCGGGCAGGACTATTATGCTCGAAAAAAAGAAAGTCTACCTGAGGCCTTTGCCTATCTCGGGAAGCTGGAACAAGAGGGAATTCTCAGCAGCAAGGTTTTGAGCGTTGTACAGGTGTTGTCGGCAGAGGGTGTGTTTGACACCGTCCTCAAACAGGCACGAGGCGAACCGCTCACAAGAAGTGAACGCCGCTATCTTCGCAATTTCAAGGGCAAGAGGATCTGA
- a CDS encoding hypothetical protein (conserved protein of unknown function) — translation MAESEPALSTTICPACLGIWPRQDHFIANLGLSKAYLHEDQFFPGWTVVVLQRHATELFQLAPTERFQFMEEVSLMAQTLSEIYQAKKINYELLGNQLPHIHWHLVPRLADDPAPQEPVWCVPHDPIVLPCSARQETIDRIVIPLRTNGPNPRRS, via the coding sequence ATGGCGGAAAGCGAACCGGCCTTGAGCACGACGATATGTCCAGCATGCCTGGGAATCTGGCCGCGACAAGACCATTTCATCGCAAATCTCGGATTGTCCAAAGCCTATCTTCACGAGGACCAGTTTTTCCCCGGATGGACGGTTGTGGTTCTTCAACGTCACGCCACTGAACTCTTTCAACTCGCACCGACCGAACGGTTTCAATTTATGGAAGAGGTGAGCCTGATGGCCCAGACCTTGTCGGAGATCTACCAAGCCAAGAAGATCAACTATGAACTCCTTGGCAACCAGCTTCCCCATATTCATTGGCATCTGGTCCCACGCCTGGCTGATGATCCGGCCCCACAAGAACCAGTGTGGTGTGTACCGCACGACCCCATTGTTCTGCCATGTTCAGCTCGTCAAGAAACTATCGACCGTATAGTAATCCCACTTCGCACGAATGGGCCGAACCCACGCCGCTCTTAA
- a CDS encoding 2-alkenal reductase, with protein MNRHVRSVTLLLLFSATMAAPAITLGEWGKPLGAVYDGPEGKPRPVTPAPAELGPDERATTTVFERATKSVVFIANTAIQRDFWSLDIMEVPQGSGSGFIWNKQGHIVTNFHVIYGANSIKVTLADRAEYQAKVVGADPDHDLAVLQIQAPDSQLEPLAIGSSHDLRVGQKVLAIGNPFGLDHTLTTGVVSALGRTIKSMSNRTIEGVIQTDAAINPGNSGGPLLDSAGRLIGVNTQIVSPSGAYAGIGFAVPVDTVNRIVPELIKHGQLIRPGLGVSLVPDSMAKRWGIKGLIIGKVTRGGPADRVGLKGARETVAGRIQLGDIIVSVAGKPMTTVDDLMDVMEEHKVGDHVSVEILRGKRREKVSVILQAVN; from the coding sequence GTGAATAGGCACGTACGATCCGTAACCCTCCTGCTGCTTTTCAGCGCAACAATGGCTGCGCCGGCTATTACATTAGGCGAATGGGGCAAGCCACTTGGCGCTGTGTATGACGGACCGGAAGGCAAACCCCGTCCAGTGACCCCAGCGCCAGCAGAGTTGGGACCCGACGAACGGGCCACCACCACTGTCTTCGAGCGAGCGACAAAATCTGTTGTGTTTATTGCGAACACGGCTATACAGCGTGATTTTTGGTCACTCGACATTATGGAGGTTCCACAAGGATCGGGATCAGGCTTCATCTGGAATAAGCAAGGCCATATTGTCACCAACTTTCACGTCATTTATGGAGCCAATTCAATCAAGGTGACACTGGCTGATCGTGCCGAGTACCAAGCCAAGGTAGTTGGAGCCGATCCTGATCATGATTTGGCAGTGCTGCAAATTCAGGCGCCGGATAGTCAACTGGAGCCGTTGGCTATCGGTTCTTCCCATGACTTGCGCGTGGGACAAAAGGTACTCGCGATTGGAAACCCGTTCGGGCTTGATCATACACTCACGACCGGAGTTGTGAGCGCCTTGGGCAGAACAATCAAGTCAATGTCCAACCGCACGATTGAAGGGGTAATCCAAACCGATGCGGCAATCAATCCTGGAAACTCGGGCGGTCCCTTGCTAGACAGTGCCGGACGGCTGATCGGCGTGAATACGCAAATCGTGAGTCCGAGCGGAGCCTATGCAGGAATTGGATTTGCCGTCCCCGTCGATACCGTGAATCGTATTGTTCCAGAGCTCATCAAGCACGGACAACTCATTCGTCCTGGGTTGGGTGTTTCTCTTGTGCCGGATTCGATGGCGAAGCGCTGGGGGATCAAAGGTTTGATCATCGGCAAGGTCACACGCGGGGGACCGGCTGATCGTGTAGGCCTGAAGGGCGCCCGTGAAACTGTGGCTGGCCGGATTCAGCTCGGTGACATCATCGTATCGGTTGCTGGGAAGCCGATGACCACGGTTGATGATCTGATGGATGTGATGGAGGAGCACAAAGTCGGTGATCACGTGAGCGTGGAGATCCTACGTGGAAAACGGCGTGAGAAAGTGTCGGTCATCCTTCAGGCCGTCAATTAG
- a CDS encoding hypothetical protein (conserved exported protein of unknown function), whose product MQVSLRTCCLIIAATICMNPPIVFAGSLDHLTDLTGKMQVNVTLKGRDNFTSEYRYDVSVRNLSPDTIILDSLIIVLDKITNLAGKDHEGLTEESFLKRFDILDLDGHTEDGKPFFHIPTGTSRDLVSQTDSLPVSIRIRNRDYVAVFTPSFKVLGQKRPPPEEKRADSPAALPPPAQKSPPPADRKTVEKLIQLLIKKGVLTEEEWRKANRP is encoded by the coding sequence ATGCAGGTTTCGCTAAGAACGTGTTGCCTTATCATCGCTGCAACGATCTGTATGAATCCGCCGATCGTTTTTGCCGGATCACTTGATCACTTAACGGATTTGACAGGAAAGATGCAGGTGAATGTCACCCTGAAAGGTCGTGACAACTTCACGAGTGAGTACCGTTACGATGTCAGTGTCAGAAACCTTTCGCCCGATACTATCATCCTCGACTCACTCATCATCGTGCTGGATAAAATTACCAACCTGGCAGGTAAAGATCACGAAGGGCTCACGGAGGAATCCTTCCTAAAGCGGTTCGACATTCTGGATCTCGATGGTCACACCGAGGACGGCAAGCCTTTTTTTCACATCCCTACGGGAACTTCCCGCGACCTTGTGTCACAAACCGATAGTCTTCCAGTCTCGATCCGAATCAGGAATCGAGATTACGTGGCGGTTTTCACTCCGTCGTTCAAAGTGCTGGGACAGAAGCGGCCCCCTCCAGAGGAAAAGCGCGCCGATTCCCCGGCAGCCCTCCCGCCTCCAGCACAGAAATCGCCCCCTCCCGCAGATCGCAAGACGGTGGAGAAACTGATTCAGCTGTTGATCAAGAAAGGCGTCCTGACAGAAGAAGAATGGCGGAAAGCGAACCGGCCTTGA
- a CDS encoding hypothetical protein (conserved protein of unknown function), which produces MTVQSVPLAIRMAGSTDIANITQSVAEAVAASKVRDGIVTVFVKHTTASIMIIEDEPGIRADTKTFWDRVIPPDPRFQHNTVNPGEDNGHSHLRGQLQGPSITIPFTSSALLLGTWQQIVLVDFDTRSRTRDLIVQVLGE; this is translated from the coding sequence ATGACCGTTCAGTCTGTTCCCTTGGCGATTCGTATGGCAGGCAGCACGGATATCGCTAATATTACACAGTCCGTTGCCGAAGCCGTCGCGGCGTCGAAGGTTCGAGATGGAATTGTGACCGTGTTCGTCAAGCATACGACCGCTTCGATAATGATTATCGAAGATGAACCGGGGATTCGCGCCGACACGAAAACGTTCTGGGATCGCGTTATTCCTCCTGATCCTCGGTTTCAGCACAACACGGTCAATCCTGGAGAAGACAACGGTCACAGCCATCTTCGAGGGCAACTTCAAGGGCCTTCTATCACCATTCCATTTACAAGCAGCGCTCTTCTTTTGGGAACTTGGCAACAAATCGTCCTGGTCGATTTCGATACCCGCTCAAGAACGCGTGATCTCATTGTGCAGGTCCTCGGTGAATAG
- a CDS encoding Integrin alpha beta-propellor repeat protein, producing MIKRKMPDRRFSRRYSHPLLSSSLFASRLLVSGFLLLGLASCGNDEGATVSPTTPPTVNTPASLAALTLSSGQLNPTFDPTVTSYSTMFIGTTTLTLTPIAPDQTITVNGATVASGSPSAPITLSPGTSIIPITVTSTTGQTKTYTITAHRLAQESFAKASNTGLNDEFGISVAIDSDTLAVGAYREDSNGTGVNNGAEINNAASNSGAVYVFTRTGSAWTQQAYIKASNTGAGDEFGRSVALSGDTLAVGAYREDSNGIGVNSSTEADNSAPDSGAVYVFTRTGSAWTQQAYIKASNTGAGDQFGFSVTLEGNTLAVGALVEDSNATGVGGNESDNGATGSGAVYVFTRTGTTWTQQAYIKASNTGAGDQFGISVALDGDTLAVGANSEDGNGTGVNSGPEADNSLPDSGAVYVFTRTGTTWAQQAYIKAFNTGAGDQFGRSVAISGDTLAVGAFREDSSGTGVNSGAESDDSVVDSGAVYVFTRTGTTWTQQAYIKASNASANNRLGFAIALTGDTLVAGSSGEDGDSTGVGGDQNNNSATDSGAVYVFTRTSSNWTQQAYVKASNTGAGDQFGVSVALSGDTIAVGAATEDSNGTGVNSGAEADNSAIDSGAVYLLR from the coding sequence ATGATAAAGAGGAAGATGCCCGATCGTCGGTTTTCGAGACGCTACAGCCATCCTTTGCTCAGCTCATCCTTATTCGCTAGCAGACTTTTGGTCAGCGGATTCCTATTGCTGGGACTAGCGAGTTGCGGAAACGACGAAGGTGCGACGGTGTCTCCCACCACACCCCCCACTGTCAACACCCCAGCCAGTCTTGCCGCTTTGACCCTCTCCAGTGGTCAGCTGAATCCCACCTTCGACCCAACCGTGACCAGCTATAGTACGATGTTTATTGGCACTACAACTCTCACACTCACCCCAATAGCACCAGACCAAACCATCACCGTGAATGGAGCAACGGTCGCCAGCGGGAGCCCATCCGCTCCCATCACATTATCACCGGGAACATCCATAATCCCCATCACAGTCACCAGCACAACTGGTCAAACGAAAACCTATACCATCACAGCACACCGACTGGCGCAAGAGTCTTTCGCCAAAGCATCCAACACGGGGCTAAATGATGAGTTCGGTATTAGTGTCGCCATTGACAGTGACACGCTTGCGGTGGGCGCCTATAGGGAAGATAGCAACGGTACGGGTGTCAATAACGGTGCCGAGATCAACAATGCTGCTAGCAACAGCGGGGCCGTCTATGTTTTTACCCGCACCGGTTCTGCCTGGACACAGCAGGCCTATATCAAAGCCTCTAACACAGGCGCCGGCGATGAGTTCGGCCGCAGTGTAGCGCTCAGTGGCGACACGCTGGCGGTAGGTGCATACCGCGAAGACAGTAATGGCATAGGGGTCAATAGCAGCACTGAGGCTGACAATAGTGCTCCCGACAGCGGGGCCGTCTATGTTTTTACCCGCACGGGTTCTGCCTGGACACAGCAGGCCTATATCAAAGCCTCTAACACAGGCGCCGGTGATCAGTTCGGCTTCAGTGTGACACTCGAGGGTAATACGTTAGCAGTTGGCGCCTTGGTGGAAGATAGCAACGCCACAGGTGTGGGAGGAAATGAAAGCGACAACGGCGCCACTGGAAGTGGAGCCGTTTATGTCTTCACGCGCACCGGTACTACATGGACACAGCAGGCCTATATCAAAGCCTCTAACACAGGCGCCGGTGATCAGTTCGGCATCAGCGTGGCCCTCGACGGAGACACGCTGGCGGTCGGAGCAAATAGTGAGGATGGAAATGGGACCGGCGTCAATAGTGGGCCCGAGGCTGACAATAGTCTTCCCGACAGCGGCGCCGTTTATGTCTTCACACGCACCGGCACCACTTGGGCCCAACAGGCCTACATTAAAGCCTTCAATACAGGCGCCGGCGATCAGTTCGGACGCAGTGTAGCAATCAGTGGCGACACGCTGGCGGTGGGAGCGTTCCGTGAAGACAGCAGTGGCACAGGAGTCAATAGCGGAGCTGAATCTGACGATAGCGTTGTTGACAGTGGAGCCGTCTATGTCTTTACGCGCACCGGTACCACCTGGACGCAGCAGGCCTACATTAAAGCCTCCAATGCAAGTGCAAACAATCGACTCGGTTTCGCCATCGCCCTCACAGGCGATACCCTGGTCGCAGGGTCATCCGGTGAGGATGGTGACAGCACCGGTGTCGGCGGCGATCAAAACAACAACAGCGCGACCGATAGCGGTGCGGTATATGTCTTTACACGCACTAGCTCTAACTGGACACAGCAAGCGTATGTCAAGGCTTCCAATACAGGTGCCGGTGACCAATTCGGTGTTAGCGTCGCCCTTTCCGGTGACACAATAGCGGTGGGTGCAGCCACAGAGGATAGCAATGGCACTGGAGTCAATAGTGGAGCTGAAGCCGACAATAGCGCGATCGACAGTGGTGCCGTTTATTTGCTGCGCTAA
- a CDS encoding hypothetical protein (conserved exported protein of unknown function), whose translation MDESVSMHHGLIVLLLMVPTLLFSSSSSHAHSTGEHAPLLHGDTSESFEPSSEYGFNPRADTVTELGILRQAVRLLPNVPEYRLNLADALLRVGDLDAAIEECRAAIRLQQDDGRAYLQLGLLFSAKQDWRTAASALTKAIRLEPNLPHAHYSLGHVHYSLGDMTAAVQSYRQALELYPHFPDAHYRLALLLRVIGQTQEAAQHMEAAAIDGVPQARFFLGNAYKDGQGVDKNLGLAIFWWMQAIELGQQTAYDSLSKLRRQTLAPGLPTQRRVELFKGLQSYRTILWNDYPEMSRVSDRQSLGKVLLGQGRGEDAFWVLIKECATLGEEAHTELAALYEAGLFPSLKPFDKRILACFQSTAADGFVPAKKILARIYAKGLGLDTDVVKAKAILKDLPKQETESLLNELDLR comes from the coding sequence ATGGACGAAAGTGTTTCGATGCACCACGGATTGATAGTCTTACTGCTCATGGTCCCCACTCTCCTGTTCTCCTCGTCCTCTTCCCATGCTCATTCAACGGGAGAGCACGCTCCTCTGCTCCATGGGGATACATCCGAATCCTTTGAGCCGAGCTCCGAATATGGGTTCAACCCGCGCGCCGATACGGTAACGGAGCTTGGGATATTGAGACAGGCAGTCCGTCTCCTACCGAACGTCCCAGAGTACCGGTTGAATTTGGCCGACGCGCTTCTTCGCGTTGGCGATCTGGACGCCGCCATCGAAGAATGTCGCGCAGCCATCAGGCTCCAGCAGGACGACGGGCGCGCGTATCTTCAGCTTGGCCTCCTGTTCTCCGCCAAACAGGACTGGCGTACGGCTGCCTCAGCTCTGACGAAGGCTATCCGGCTGGAGCCTAATCTTCCTCATGCGCACTACAGTTTGGGGCACGTCCACTACTCACTGGGGGATATGACGGCTGCGGTTCAGTCTTATCGACAAGCGCTTGAGCTCTATCCTCATTTCCCCGATGCACACTATCGTCTTGCGCTGTTGCTCAGGGTCATAGGGCAAACACAAGAAGCTGCACAACACATGGAAGCGGCAGCGATTGACGGCGTACCACAAGCCAGGTTTTTCCTCGGCAATGCTTACAAGGACGGGCAAGGGGTCGACAAAAACCTTGGATTGGCGATTTTTTGGTGGATGCAGGCCATTGAGCTCGGTCAGCAAACAGCCTACGATTCCTTGTCGAAATTACGGCGTCAGACCCTTGCTCCGGGATTGCCCACCCAACGTCGAGTGGAATTGTTCAAAGGCCTCCAGTCCTACCGAACCATCCTGTGGAACGACTATCCGGAGATGAGTCGCGTCAGTGATCGACAGTCGTTGGGGAAGGTCCTACTTGGACAGGGCCGCGGAGAAGATGCGTTTTGGGTGCTGATAAAGGAATGTGCCACCTTGGGCGAAGAGGCCCACACTGAACTGGCCGCACTCTATGAAGCTGGATTGTTCCCCTCTCTGAAGCCGTTCGACAAAAGGATTCTGGCTTGTTTCCAATCCACCGCAGCTGATGGGTTTGTCCCCGCCAAGAAAATTTTGGCTCGTATCTATGCGAAGGGGCTCGGTCTGGATACCGATGTTGTAAAGGCAAAAGCTATTCTCAAAGATCTTCCAAAACAAGAGACAGAATCCTTGCTCAATGAGCTAGACCTCCGCTAG
- a CDS encoding Peptidase → MSDHQMGEKRAGSQPDTEMGKSTASGRSDPLELIEQCLASFPEGDPRQKLLYKVRHAVMLSEATSQQRELEFQKVSEVVAKLTAPANRIGILVDVPGEGLARIVVGGAEYYANVDPRVPDTDLKIGTQILVNEAYAVVKTLGYDRNGPILKLAEAMPDGRLRFEQEMGRQLLILQRSTDLLGVDLKAGDEIRIDPNHRIAIEKLVDRKASRHMLDETPKVTWEQIGGQHEAIAAIRKAIEYPLLHPETFEQFKFSQPKGFLLYGPPGCGKTLIGQAAAGSLAKLVSEAKPERTTDGDKLLPVSSGAFLHVKGPEILNMWLGESERIVRDLFQQARARRRGGALPFIFIDEAESILGTRRAMRSFNISNTLVPMFCSEMDGIESLRDVVIILASNRPDLIDPAVLRPGRIDRKIKVNRPNKNSAAEILKVYLTTDLPLDPVLLTERGNEPTRTVNLLVQDVIESIFRRTDDNRVLSIRLRNGQSKVLYRGDLMSGAILASIVQRAKEKAIERIIQSGQPSGLLAKDLMDAVSEEFRDGDMLPPDDAAEEWLKLLDHHPEQVVGISSFRRGRQTEERVVNQII, encoded by the coding sequence ATGAGCGACCATCAAATGGGCGAAAAGAGAGCTGGAAGCCAGCCAGATACGGAGATGGGGAAGAGCACGGCTTCTGGACGATCAGATCCACTTGAACTGATCGAGCAATGTTTAGCTTCCTTTCCTGAGGGTGACCCTCGCCAGAAGTTGCTGTACAAGGTGCGTCATGCCGTCATGCTATCTGAGGCCACCTCTCAGCAGCGTGAACTGGAATTCCAAAAAGTCAGTGAGGTGGTCGCCAAGCTTACGGCACCGGCGAACCGTATCGGTATCTTGGTCGATGTGCCAGGCGAAGGGCTTGCCCGTATCGTCGTCGGTGGGGCTGAGTATTACGCCAACGTGGATCCTCGCGTGCCGGACACTGATCTCAAAATTGGAACACAGATTCTGGTCAATGAAGCCTATGCGGTAGTTAAAACGCTAGGGTACGATCGCAACGGGCCCATCTTGAAACTGGCTGAGGCCATGCCCGACGGGCGGTTACGGTTTGAACAGGAAATGGGCCGACAGTTGTTGATCTTGCAGCGATCGACCGATTTGCTCGGTGTGGACCTGAAGGCCGGAGATGAAATTCGTATCGATCCTAATCACCGCATCGCGATTGAGAAACTTGTGGATCGCAAAGCCAGTCGGCATATGCTCGATGAAACGCCCAAGGTGACATGGGAGCAGATCGGCGGGCAGCATGAGGCGATTGCTGCAATTCGGAAGGCGATTGAATATCCACTACTCCATCCGGAGACGTTCGAGCAGTTCAAGTTTTCGCAACCCAAAGGATTTCTTCTTTACGGACCCCCAGGATGTGGGAAAACACTCATTGGGCAAGCGGCAGCTGGTAGCCTGGCTAAATTGGTCAGCGAAGCCAAGCCCGAGCGCACGACCGATGGGGACAAACTGCTACCGGTATCGAGCGGAGCATTTCTCCATGTAAAAGGCCCAGAAATCTTGAATATGTGGCTCGGGGAATCCGAGCGGATCGTCCGTGATCTTTTCCAACAGGCTCGTGCAAGGCGCCGAGGTGGCGCTCTACCCTTCATCTTTATCGACGAAGCCGAGTCGATTCTCGGGACGCGACGGGCCATGCGGTCCTTCAATATCTCAAACACGCTCGTGCCGATGTTTTGCAGCGAAATGGACGGCATTGAGTCGCTGCGCGATGTAGTTATTATTCTCGCCTCCAATCGCCCCGACTTGATCGACCCTGCCGTACTCCGACCCGGCCGCATCGACCGTAAGATCAAAGTGAATCGGCCAAATAAGAATTCGGCCGCTGAAATTCTGAAGGTGTATTTGACGACGGACTTGCCGCTGGATCCAGTGTTGCTTACCGAGCGAGGTAACGAGCCGACACGGACTGTGAACTTGCTGGTTCAAGACGTGATCGAATCCATCTTCCGCAGAACAGACGACAACCGGGTGCTATCAATCCGGCTCAGGAATGGTCAATCTAAGGTTCTCTATAGGGGCGATCTTATGAGTGGAGCCATCTTGGCGTCGATCGTTCAACGAGCCAAGGAAAAAGCGATCGAGCGAATAATTCAGTCAGGCCAACCGTCTGGATTGTTGGCCAAGGACCTCATGGACGCTGTCTCGGAAGAATTCCGAGACGGTGACATGTTGCCGCCGGATGATGCAGCTGAGGAATGGTTGAAGCTGCTCGATCATCACCCGGAACAGGTCGTCGGCATTTCCTCATTTCGCCGAGGCCGCCAGACGGAAGAACGCGTCGTGAATCAGATTATTTGA